One window of the Candidatus Polarisedimenticolia bacterium genome contains the following:
- a CDS encoding M1 family aminopeptidase, producing the protein MPRSARFLFPSPGAVCFLLLAGLWLLTVDGPWAAEGPAAAETARLEEVFNGFYRVGLDLDHPLHVENLAFQKDAMDLTLKSGTLYFAQPFEGVITGAYFSGQGTVKVTLPNATEKKSLKRWTGKDTFDEPITEAVLRFDDGSEKVLSDAKAGGTPVKDAQGSWEAHSKVDYNSGDFQLDFMESRLGNVKNHDFLYLEARTADNRKIYFGHMPGNRVENALLGEKSGGAAGKRLYEPWSSFHKRSDYDGKGNYNLMPEADDKHAAALRNVDMTVEIPNTKSVLIDALVTVESLTEGLKLLRFDLVNNLDASSWDEKGRPVTVTRVADASGADLPYVHKWHQLLVLLPKPLSRGEKTQIRVGITEDTIIQLTLRSYWIYTTYSWFPQMGDHGGRYTFDWKVKIAKPLKAAGSGELVREWEEGKMNCGEWRSTVPVMFPSFIFGEFVTTDGVYQREAPGSGEVALRLYAVRGGSGGPALKPENILYNVQQGIKAYESLFGPFPSPDLDITEMAQGLGFSQSPPGVLFLSGVMSGTGGGGRADQVLFHELAHQYWGTQVGWVASEDDWISESWAEYSAGLITEGIDPKKFAAMRKDWKKFAAESEHEATIATAYRSEWRLGLLYSKGPYVVHMLRSWMGWEKFAKLVGNIQSKYKGRNINTDTLAREASSLMGYDMFPFFDQWIRGTGIPKVHYSWTAAPDADGKVLVTIKTRQEDKENFKVLLVPIAFDFGKEKPVVVSKPIVSAESEIKIKVPMTPKDVRLDEEASQLADFIHDK; encoded by the coding sequence ATGCCCAGATCAGCCCGCTTTCTCTTCCCGTCCCCAGGCGCGGTTTGCTTCCTCCTGCTGGCCGGACTCTGGCTGCTCACGGTCGACGGTCCTTGGGCTGCGGAAGGACCTGCCGCCGCGGAGACCGCTCGTCTCGAAGAGGTCTTCAACGGCTTCTACCGCGTCGGTCTCGACCTGGATCACCCGCTGCACGTCGAGAACCTCGCCTTCCAGAAGGACGCGATGGATCTGACGCTGAAAAGCGGGACGCTCTATTTCGCGCAGCCGTTCGAAGGTGTGATTACCGGCGCCTACTTCTCAGGACAGGGAACCGTCAAGGTCACGCTTCCCAACGCGACGGAAAAGAAGTCTCTCAAGCGTTGGACCGGCAAGGACACGTTCGACGAGCCGATCACCGAGGCGGTGCTTCGTTTCGACGATGGAAGCGAGAAAGTCCTGTCCGACGCGAAAGCCGGCGGGACCCCCGTGAAGGACGCTCAGGGATCGTGGGAAGCGCACAGCAAGGTCGACTACAACTCGGGGGACTTTCAGCTCGATTTCATGGAAAGCCGGCTGGGCAACGTGAAGAATCATGATTTCCTCTATCTCGAGGCCAGAACCGCCGACAACCGGAAGATCTACTTCGGCCACATGCCGGGAAACCGCGTGGAGAACGCTCTCCTGGGCGAAAAATCGGGCGGTGCGGCCGGTAAGCGTCTCTATGAGCCATGGAGCTCCTTCCACAAGAGGAGTGATTACGATGGGAAGGGAAACTACAACCTGATGCCGGAGGCGGACGACAAGCACGCCGCGGCGCTTCGCAACGTGGACATGACGGTCGAGATCCCCAATACGAAGTCGGTCCTTATCGACGCTCTGGTCACCGTGGAATCCCTCACGGAGGGCTTGAAGCTTCTCCGGTTCGATCTGGTGAACAACCTTGATGCCTCGTCGTGGGATGAAAAGGGGAGGCCGGTGACCGTGACCCGCGTGGCAGACGCCTCCGGCGCCGATTTGCCCTACGTTCACAAGTGGCATCAGCTTCTCGTCCTCCTGCCCAAGCCCCTGAGCCGGGGAGAAAAGACGCAAATACGAGTCGGCATCACCGAAGACACCATCATTCAGCTCACCCTGCGGTCCTATTGGATCTATACGACCTATTCCTGGTTTCCTCAGATGGGGGATCACGGGGGCCGCTACACCTTCGATTGGAAGGTCAAGATCGCCAAACCGCTGAAGGCGGCAGGCTCCGGGGAATTGGTGAGAGAGTGGGAGGAAGGGAAGATGAACTGCGGCGAATGGCGGAGCACCGTCCCGGTCATGTTCCCCTCGTTCATCTTCGGGGAGTTCGTGACCACGGATGGCGTTTACCAAAGAGAGGCGCCAGGCTCGGGGGAGGTGGCGTTGCGTCTCTACGCCGTTCGCGGCGGAAGCGGCGGCCCCGCGCTCAAGCCCGAGAACATCCTCTACAACGTACAGCAGGGAATCAAGGCCTATGAGAGTCTCTTCGGCCCGTTTCCCTCTCCGGATCTGGACATCACCGAGATGGCTCAAGGATTGGGCTTCAGCCAGAGCCCTCCGGGGGTCCTGTTCCTCAGCGGCGTCATGAGCGGAACCGGCGGGGGAGGGCGGGCCGATCAGGTGCTCTTCCACGAGCTGGCCCATCAGTATTGGGGAACGCAGGTGGGGTGGGTGGCCTCCGAAGATGATTGGATCAGCGAATCCTGGGCCGAGTATTCCGCCGGATTGATCACCGAAGGGATCGATCCCAAGAAATTCGCGGCCATGAGAAAGGATTGGAAGAAATTCGCCGCGGAATCCGAGCATGAGGCGACGATCGCCACGGCCTACCGATCCGAATGGCGCCTGGGCCTTCTCTACAGCAAGGGGCCGTACGTCGTGCACATGCTGCGAAGCTGGATGGGCTGGGAAAAATTCGCAAAGCTCGTCGGCAACATCCAGTCCAAGTACAAGGGGCGCAACATCAACACCGATACCCTGGCCCGGGAGGCGAGCAGCTTGATGGGCTACGACATGTTTCCCTTCTTCGACCAGTGGATCCGGGGCACCGGAATCCCGAAGGTGCACTATTCCTGGACCGCCGCCCCCGATGCCGACGGAAAAGTGCTGGTCACCATCAAGACCCGGCAGGAAGACAAGGAGAACTTCAAGGTCCTGCTGGTCCCC
- a CDS encoding peroxiredoxin has translation MALRINGEAPNFTAETTQGRITFHDWVGDGWAILFSHPKDFTPVCTTELGYMAGLKPEFEKRSCKVIGLSVDPVGDHQRWSKDIEETQGHAVNFPMIGDPELKVAKAYDMLPEEAGDSSQGRTAADNATVRSVFVVGPDKKIKAMLTYPMSTGRNFDEVLRLLDSCQLTAKHKVATPVNWKQGEDVIIVPAVSDDEAKGKFPGGWKSPKPYMRIVPQPK, from the coding sequence ATGGCGCTGAGAATCAACGGCGAGGCCCCGAACTTCACCGCGGAGACGACGCAGGGTCGCATCACCTTTCACGACTGGGTCGGCGATGGGTGGGCCATTTTATTTTCCCACCCGAAGGACTTCACTCCCGTCTGCACGACCGAGCTGGGATACATGGCGGGGCTCAAGCCCGAATTCGAGAAGCGGAGCTGCAAGGTCATCGGCCTGAGCGTGGATCCGGTCGGCGATCACCAGAGATGGTCCAAGGACATCGAGGAGACCCAGGGTCACGCCGTCAATTTCCCGATGATCGGCGACCCGGAGCTGAAGGTGGCGAAGGCGTACGACATGCTGCCGGAGGAGGCGGGTGACAGCTCCCAGGGGCGGACCGCAGCCGACAACGCGACGGTGCGCTCGGTGTTCGTCGTCGGGCCCGACAAGAAGATCAAGGCGATGCTGACCTATCCGATGAGCACGGGGCGCAACTTCGACGAGGTCCTCCGGCTCCTCGATTCCTGCCAGCTCACCGCCAAGCATAAAGTCGCTACGCCGGTCAATTGGAAGCAGGGGGAAGACGTGATCATCGTCCCCGCGGTTTCGGACGACGAGGCGAAGGGAAAATTCCCCGGCGGCTGGAAGTCCCCGAAGCCCTACATGCGGATCGTGCCGCAGCCGAAATAG
- a CDS encoding VOC family protein, producing MATNVKPVPEGYHTVTPYLVQKDAKRALEFYRKAFGAETKMAMPGPDGRVMHAEVKIGDSMIFLSDEFPEMSPDTKSPQSAGCVTASIFLYVPDVDALFKRAVDAGATVNMPVTDMFWGDRYGKVVDPFGHHWLMATHKEDLTPEEMQKRQAEWEKKQQK from the coding sequence ATGGCGACGAACGTCAAGCCGGTTCCCGAGGGTTACCACACCGTGACTCCGTATCTCGTCCAGAAAGACGCGAAGCGCGCTCTCGAGTTCTACCGCAAGGCTTTCGGGGCCGAGACCAAAATGGCCATGCCCGGGCCGGACGGCCGGGTCATGCACGCCGAGGTGAAGATCGGCGACTCGATGATCTTCCTCTCCGATGAGTTTCCCGAGATGTCGCCGGATACCAAGTCTCCGCAGTCGGCGGGGTGCGTCACCGCCTCCATTTTTCTCTACGTCCCGGACGTGGACGCTCTCTTCAAGAGGGCGGTGGACGCGGGCGCGACGGTCAACATGCCGGTGACCGACATGTTCTGGGGCGACCGGTACGGGAAGGTCGTGGATCCCTTCGGCCATCATTGGCTGATGGCCACCCACAAGGAGGATTTGACGCCGGAGGAGATGCAAAAGCGCCAGGCGGAGTGGGAGAAGAAGCAGCAGAAATAG
- a CDS encoding LysM peptidoglycan-binding domain-containing M23 family metallopeptidase: MIWGRMISPPAASERSRAKAARSSRRAKPEAGIIHRLKKGQTLSTLSRAYGIPVATLVSVNRITDPNSIPAGWPIFVPGARRVLAIQGDDAPPFAWPLEGRIMTQFNAPGGRHHDGIDIDGELGQQIRAAAAGRVLEAGKEGRYGSAVLIDHGDGLATFYAHASRLLVQTGDRVEQGEAIALVGRSGNARGTHLHFEVRRDGCAVNPLALLPDPALVASGRR; this comes from the coding sequence ATGATCTGGGGGCGGATGATTTCACCCCCGGCGGCCTCCGAACGCTCCCGCGCGAAGGCGGCGCGATCGTCGCGGCGCGCGAAGCCGGAAGCCGGCATCATTCACCGGCTCAAGAAGGGACAGACTCTGTCCACCCTGTCTCGAGCCTATGGGATTCCCGTGGCCACCCTGGTGTCCGTCAATCGAATCACCGATCCCAATTCGATCCCGGCCGGGTGGCCGATCTTCGTTCCGGGAGCGCGCCGGGTGTTGGCGATTCAAGGAGATGACGCGCCGCCGTTTGCCTGGCCTCTGGAAGGAAGGATCATGACGCAGTTCAACGCGCCAGGGGGCAGGCACCACGACGGTATCGACATCGACGGAGAGCTCGGCCAGCAAATCCGGGCCGCGGCGGCGGGCCGGGTCCTCGAGGCCGGGAAGGAAGGCCGCTATGGAAGCGCGGTTCTCATCGATCACGGCGACGGTCTGGCGACCTTCTACGCTCACGCCAGCAGGCTCCTGGTTCAAACGGGCGACCGGGTCGAGCAAGGAGAGGCGATTGCCCTGGTCGGCCGTTCCGGAAACGCGCGAGGCACCCATCTCCATTTCGAGGTTCGCCGCGACGGCTGCGCCGTGAACCCGCTGGCCCTCCTCCCCGACCCGGCGCTCGTCGCGTCCGGACGGCGCTAG
- a CDS encoding lamin tail domain-containing protein gives MENPPLGFITLRRLAAFALFLLSVLACGLGEAAAQETAVRQVVANEIAWMGTLASANDEWIELFNNTAGPVNLNGWTLASADGTPTIALSGTIPVGGYFLLERTDDNTVPGIAADQIYTGALENAGEILSLRDGAGALQDRVDAWYAGNSSTRQTMQRVDPTQPGDQAANWTNGPVEGTPTNSGASGGGCDAPTRTVSCQPGPPFQFRAGGPVVINEVMINPAAVGDASGEYVELYNSGAAAVDLQGWTLRDDDFDAYVIPLGAPVPIQPGAFLVIAAQGDPALNGGFTADLVWSNFNLSNSGDEVVLIDPANVEQDRLVYAGSPFTDSFGASLERVSPRLPTSDALTWATAHAGFGLGDFGTPGSVNPLQSRRYVLTGTLVTMDETLPPAAQVFPGAVYVQGNRALAVVPAGQPLPPDAAGASVIETGGMIFPGLMNIHDHLTFNTIPAWHVPSLMQDVSDWTSLDAYRPNVRYPHDLLTDPNYYDLLPEVGKYAEVKALAAGTTTEQGSFPLSAGFTRHLVRNVDVANFGTDRIRQRSLSVLDSTFQSQEAPALVADMEAGAVDAWLVHLGEGSAEDAVLEFPVLKNVCLLRSETVIIHGSALTPAQLDEVAAAGAKLIIAPTSNYLYYGVTADAPGAVQRGIPVSLSTDWSPAGDKDLLASLKSLALINGTVWAGALTDRQMIEMVTTSPARALNWCDKVGSLRAGMVADLAVFAGNPAQPYRAPIDATEEDVLLTVADGDPLYGRPDWLGLLKPGDYETVSSVACGFQAAVDVTDPSVPGGTQSFSDLRNLLAAASVFDFQHMKANFKDPSVAGMSDAEFQSYLNTRFPLGILPRPLDPFWVLDDPDYFDGLRSQPNVSALDPAATLDIAPHWDVDGDQVLNACDNCPDLPNADQGPVVFGESIHAADVTTLAWTGSADVAFVRGDLNQLSSYSVDLSGFLPSATSLADEDLPASGSGFYYLVRPGGSCSVGSWQTVAGSEPLRDANLP, from the coding sequence ATGGAGAATCCACCTCTCGGATTCATTACTCTTCGGCGTCTCGCCGCATTCGCCCTCTTTCTCTTGAGCGTCCTGGCATGCGGCCTGGGCGAGGCGGCCGCGCAGGAAACGGCGGTCCGTCAGGTCGTCGCCAACGAGATCGCCTGGATGGGGACGCTGGCCAGCGCCAACGACGAATGGATCGAGCTTTTCAACAATACCGCGGGCCCCGTCAACCTGAACGGGTGGACGCTGGCCTCAGCCGACGGAACTCCCACCATCGCCCTGTCGGGCACTATCCCGGTGGGCGGCTACTTTCTCCTGGAGCGCACGGACGACAACACCGTGCCGGGCATCGCGGCTGATCAGATTTATACGGGGGCTCTGGAGAACGCCGGAGAGATCCTCTCCTTGCGCGACGGCGCCGGCGCGCTCCAGGATCGCGTCGATGCCTGGTATGCCGGGAACAGCTCGACGCGGCAGACGATGCAGCGGGTCGATCCGACGCAACCAGGAGACCAGGCCGCCAACTGGACGAACGGGCCAGTCGAAGGCACGCCCACGAACTCCGGCGCCTCCGGAGGGGGATGTGACGCGCCGACGCGCACGGTGAGCTGCCAGCCGGGACCGCCCTTCCAGTTCCGTGCGGGCGGGCCGGTCGTGATCAACGAGGTCATGATCAACCCCGCGGCCGTCGGCGACGCGTCGGGCGAGTACGTGGAGCTCTACAATTCCGGTGCGGCGGCCGTGGACCTTCAGGGGTGGACCTTGCGCGATGACGACTTCGACGCCTACGTCATCCCCTTGGGCGCTCCGGTTCCCATTCAGCCCGGAGCGTTCCTCGTCATTGCGGCCCAGGGCGATCCGGCGCTCAACGGCGGCTTCACGGCAGATCTCGTCTGGAGCAATTTCAACCTGTCGAACAGCGGGGATGAAGTCGTCCTCATCGACCCGGCGAACGTCGAGCAGGACCGTCTCGTGTACGCGGGGTCCCCGTTCACCGACAGCTTCGGAGCATCGCTGGAACGAGTGAGTCCGCGCCTTCCGACCTCGGACGCTCTTACCTGGGCCACGGCGCACGCCGGCTTCGGGCTCGGGGACTTCGGCACTCCGGGCAGCGTCAATCCGCTCCAATCCCGACGGTACGTGCTCACCGGCACGCTGGTGACGATGGACGAGACGCTTCCGCCGGCCGCGCAGGTCTTCCCCGGCGCCGTTTACGTCCAGGGCAATCGGGCCCTGGCTGTCGTTCCCGCGGGCCAGCCGTTGCCTCCCGACGCCGCCGGAGCGAGCGTCATCGAAACGGGGGGGATGATCTTCCCGGGACTGATGAACATCCATGACCACCTCACGTTCAACACGATTCCCGCCTGGCACGTTCCGTCGTTGATGCAGGACGTCTCCGACTGGACCTCGCTGGATGCGTACCGGCCGAACGTGCGCTATCCGCACGACCTGCTGACGGACCCGAATTACTACGATCTCCTGCCGGAGGTCGGAAAATATGCGGAAGTCAAGGCCCTGGCCGCCGGCACCACGACCGAGCAGGGGAGCTTCCCGCTTTCCGCGGGCTTCACGCGCCACCTGGTGCGCAACGTCGACGTCGCGAATTTCGGGACGGACCGGATCCGCCAGCGGTCCCTTTCCGTTCTGGACTCCACCTTCCAGAGTCAGGAGGCCCCGGCTCTCGTGGCCGACATGGAGGCGGGCGCGGTGGACGCCTGGCTGGTGCACCTGGGAGAGGGGTCCGCGGAGGATGCGGTTCTCGAGTTTCCGGTCCTGAAAAACGTCTGCCTGCTGCGCTCCGAGACGGTGATCATCCACGGCTCGGCCCTCACGCCCGCCCAGCTCGATGAGGTCGCCGCCGCCGGCGCCAAGCTGATCATCGCCCCGACGAGCAACTACCTCTACTACGGCGTCACGGCGGACGCTCCCGGCGCCGTGCAACGCGGCATTCCCGTCTCCTTGAGCACCGACTGGAGCCCGGCGGGAGACAAGGACCTGCTCGCATCGCTCAAGAGCCTCGCCTTGATCAACGGAACCGTGTGGGCGGGAGCCCTCACGGATCGGCAGATGATCGAGATGGTCACCACCAGTCCGGCACGGGCTCTGAACTGGTGCGACAAGGTCGGGAGCTTGCGCGCCGGAATGGTCGCGGACCTCGCGGTCTTCGCAGGAAACCCGGCGCAGCCCTATCGCGCGCCGATCGACGCGACCGAGGAGGACGTGCTCCTGACGGTGGCCGACGGGGATCCTCTCTACGGCAGGCCCGACTGGCTGGGGCTGCTCAAGCCGGGGGACTACGAGACGGTCAGCAGCGTCGCATGCGGCTTCCAGGCCGCGGTGGATGTGACCGATCCGTCGGTGCCGGGGGGCACGCAGTCGTTTTCCGACCTCCGGAATCTCTTGGCGGCTGCGTCGGTCTTCGACTTCCAGCACATGAAGGCCAATTTCAAGGACCCGTCGGTGGCGGGGATGAGCGATGCGGAGTTCCAGTCCTACCTCAATACGCGGTTTCCACTCGGCATCCTCCCGCGGCCGCTCGATCCGTTCTGGGTCCTCGACGACCCGGATTACTTCGACGGGCTGCGAAGCCAGCCGAACGTGAGCGCCCTCGATCCCGCAGCCACGCTCGACATCGCGCCGCATTGGGACGTCGATGGAGACCAGGTGCTCAATGCCTGCGACAATTGTCCCGACTTGCCCAACGCGGACCAGGGCCCCGTCGTGTTCGGGGAGAGCATTCACGCGGCGGACGTCACCACCCTCGCCTGGACGGGATCCGCCGACGTCGCATTCGTCCGAGGCGATCTGAATCAGCTCTCGAGCTATTCGGTCGACTTGTCGGGATTCCTCCCGTCAGCGACCTCCCTCGCGGACGAAGACTTGCCGGCCTCCGGCTCGGGGTTCTATTACCTGGTTCGACCGGGGGGAAGCTGCTCGGTGGGGAGCTGGCAAACCGTTGCCGGGTCCGAACCGCTCCGCGACGCCAATCTGCCGTGA